One Helianthus annuus cultivar XRQ/B chromosome 7, HanXRQr2.0-SUNRISE, whole genome shotgun sequence genomic region harbors:
- the LOC110896236 gene encoding uncharacterized protein LOC110896236: MEPSTEYVAFEEKVKKEIYIDNLSPQVTKAVLENAINQFGNVKDVQFVPTSFASYSVCAALVEMESAKQAEEIICEMGDSPLMISGMPRPVRAQKAQVEMFEDRPKKHQRRIVCRWLDPSHQNFELAEKIKDLTKKHAVEAQYIMELQLEEEEKLHKQQSETLKTNYKKYELIDDADGNVKRLKAEYGITLNDH, encoded by the exons ATGGAGCCATCGACTGAATACGTGGCGTTTGAAGAGAAGGTGAAGAAGGAGATTTACATCGACAATTTATCCCCTCAGGTTACGAAAGCCGTTTTAGAGAACGCAATCAATCAGTTTGGGAATGTGAAAGACGTTCAGTTTGTTCCCACGTCTTTCGCGTCTTACAGTGTTTGTGCTGCTCTGGTGGAGATGGAATCAGCCAAACAGGCTGAAGAAATCATCTGTGAGATGGGTGATTCTCCTCTTATGATATCCGGAATGCCCAGGCCCGTGAGAGCCCAAAAAGCCCAAGTTGAAATGTTCGAGGACCGGCCCAAAAAGCATCAGAGAAGGATTGTGTGCCGTTGGTTGGATCCAAGTCATCAAAACTTTGAGCTGGCTGAGAAGATTAAGGATCTGACGAAGAAACATGCTGTTGAGGCTCAATATATAATGGAG CTACAACTTGAAGAAGAAGAGAAGCTGCATAAACAGCAAAGTGAGACCCTGAAAACAAACTACAAGAAGTATGAGCTGATTGATGATGCAGATGGAAATGTGAAGCGTTTGAAAGCTGAATATGGGATTACGCTCAACGACCACTGA